A region from the Salidesulfovibrio onnuriiensis genome encodes:
- a CDS encoding discoidin domain-containing protein has translation MKRLLLSFFLLAALLNTPAQGMEVKVSVSHFRPNLLGEYVAGNLMDNNATTVWASSALNNGVGSWFEVEFPEVITLRDVTIYNGHHGGEFQDFARIKAGRFVFSDGSEQHFELEDGAAARVVPLWQVPTKSLRVEVDAIYPEQPGKSMSLAVSEVKFTAVKGDGVPRAMPEGGVLGELSRIIRDFYARQTTMDEGFLQYFPKAKQEEEAFGFEVFKQMQMQIGTYDDLKRAVVDTGDMKFRLMKFENGAAEVHSFGHYSLAVGDKMIGIPDDSVFTLRKEDGEWKIFDIRDYAAF, from the coding sequence ATGAAACGCCTTCTGCTCTCTTTTTTCCTTCTGGCCGCATTGCTGAACACGCCCGCGCAGGGCATGGAGGTCAAGGTTTCGGTCTCCCACTTCCGCCCCAATCTGCTGGGCGAATACGTGGCCGGGAACCTCATGGACAACAACGCCACCACGGTATGGGCCTCCAGCGCGCTGAACAACGGCGTGGGCTCCTGGTTCGAAGTCGAATTCCCCGAGGTCATCACCCTGCGGGATGTGACCATATACAACGGCCATCACGGCGGCGAATTCCAGGATTTCGCCCGTATCAAGGCCGGGCGTTTTGTCTTTTCCGACGGCAGCGAACAGCATTTCGAGCTGGAGGACGGGGCCGCAGCCCGGGTGGTGCCGCTCTGGCAGGTACCCACCAAAAGCCTTCGCGTGGAAGTGGACGCCATCTATCCGGAGCAGCCTGGAAAATCCATGAGCCTGGCCGTTTCCGAGGTCAAGTTCACTGCGGTCAAGGGCGACGGCGTTCCCAGGGCCATGCCCGAGGGGGGGGTGCTGGGCGAACTCTCGCGCATCATCAGGGATTTCTACGCCAGGCAGACCACAATGGATGAGGGATTTCTCCAGTATTTCCCCAAGGCCAAGCAGGAGGAGGAAGCCTTCGGATTCGAGGTCTTCAAGCAGATGCAGATGCAGATCGGCACCTACGACGACCTCAAGCGGGCCGTGGTGGATACCGGGGACATGAAGTTCCGGCTCATGAAATTCGAGAACGGCGCCGCCGAGGTGCACAGCTTCGGGCACTACTCCCTGGCCGTGGGCGACAAGATGATCGGAATCCCGGACGACAGCGTCTTCACCCTGAGGAAGGAAGACGGAGAATGGAAGATCTTCGATATCCGAGATTACGCCGCTTTCTAA
- a CDS encoding molybdopterin molybdotransferase MoeA, translating to MSHGFFQIISRAEFEELLRSFPALAPETVSLAEASGRVLARDLIAPHDWPLTSRSCMDGFAVDARDVFGAGESNPVYLECVGTLRVDEQPDLALNPGECARIATGGSLPQNADAVVMVEHTVEMDGGTVEIQKSAAPGLNVMHQGEDAQTGQPILKAGVSMNFKEIGLAAALGFDELEVVKKPRMGILSTGDELIPVNETPRPGQVRDVNSHTLSVTAEAAGAIVTRYGIIRDNLKSLTTALANAMAENDLVLLSGGSSIGVRDLTVQAIEAQPDSAILAHGVAVSPGKPTILGTVGQTPIMGLPGQVASAQVVMLVLALPLIRHLQGDARAFDKSQRPRRQAVLARNVASKQGREDYVRVRLEERPGQPPLAHPVLGKSGLLRTMVNADGLAIIPAESEGLYADAAIEIWIV from the coding sequence ATGAGCCACGGATTCTTTCAGATCATCAGCCGCGCCGAGTTCGAGGAACTGCTGCGTTCCTTTCCCGCCCTTGCCCCGGAAACCGTTTCCCTGGCCGAGGCCTCCGGCCGCGTCCTGGCCCGGGACCTCATCGCCCCGCACGACTGGCCGCTCACCAGCCGCTCGTGCATGGACGGATTTGCAGTGGACGCACGCGACGTCTTCGGGGCCGGGGAATCCAACCCGGTCTATCTGGAGTGCGTGGGCACGCTCCGCGTGGACGAACAGCCGGACCTGGCTCTGAATCCCGGGGAATGCGCGCGCATCGCCACGGGCGGAAGCCTGCCGCAGAACGCGGACGCCGTGGTCATGGTGGAACATACCGTGGAAATGGACGGCGGCACCGTGGAGATCCAGAAATCGGCCGCACCCGGGCTCAACGTCATGCACCAGGGAGAGGACGCCCAAACGGGCCAGCCCATCCTGAAGGCGGGCGTTTCCATGAATTTCAAGGAAATAGGCCTGGCTGCGGCCCTGGGATTCGACGAGCTGGAGGTGGTGAAAAAACCGCGCATGGGCATCCTGTCCACGGGCGACGAGCTCATCCCGGTGAACGAGACACCCCGGCCCGGGCAGGTCCGCGACGTGAACTCCCACACCCTGTCCGTCACGGCCGAGGCCGCAGGGGCTATTGTCACCCGGTACGGCATCATCAGGGACAACCTGAAATCCCTGACAACGGCACTGGCGAACGCCATGGCCGAAAACGACCTGGTCCTGCTCTCCGGCGGCAGCTCCATCGGCGTGCGCGATCTCACGGTGCAGGCCATCGAGGCCCAGCCCGATTCCGCGATCCTGGCCCACGGGGTGGCCGTGAGCCCGGGAAAACCCACCATCCTCGGCACGGTGGGACAGACCCCGATCATGGGGCTGCCCGGACAGGTGGCCTCGGCCCAGGTGGTCATGCTGGTGCTGGCGCTGCCGCTCATCCGGCATCTTCAGGGGGATGCAAGGGCCTTTGACAAGTCGCAACGCCCGCGCAGGCAGGCCGTGCTGGCCCGCAACGTGGCCTCCAAGCAGGGACGCGAGGACTATGTGCGCGTCCGCCTGGAGGAACGCCCCGGCCAACCGCCGTTGGCCCACCCTGTCCTGGGCAAGTCCGGGCTGCTGCGGACCATGGTCAACGCCGACGGCCTAGCCATCATCCCCGCAGAGTCCGAAGGACTCTACGCAGACGCGGCCATTGAAATATGGATCGTATAA
- a CDS encoding ribbon-helix-helix domain-containing protein, protein MCELYSSTPPTEYETQTRSVRLNGAVSSVRLEQRFWNILEELAESEGTTLGRFLSTLHDEATRTHGDIGNFASLLRVACTTYLHHRSA, encoded by the coding sequence ATGTGCGAACTCTATTCATCCACCCCGCCCACGGAGTACGAGACCCAGACCCGATCCGTGCGCCTGAACGGCGCGGTTTCCAGCGTGCGGCTGGAGCAGCGTTTCTGGAACATCCTGGAGGAACTGGCCGAAAGCGAAGGGACCACGCTCGGCAGATTCCTCTCCACCCTGCACGACGAGGCCACCCGCACCCACGGCGACATCGGCAACTTCGCCTCGCTCCTTCGGGTCGCCTGCACCACGTACCTGCACCACCGTTCCGCCTGA
- a CDS encoding DJ-1/PfpI family protein — MSKKILIVSGDFAEDYELMVPFQALQAMGYEVDAVCPDKKAGDVLATAIHDFEGHQTYTEKPGHNFTLNADFATARAEDYAGLLIPGGRAPEYLRLNEDVLSLVRDFHAAGKPIAAICHGAQLLAPAGVLEGRKVSAYPACAPEVRLAKGEYADIPLDVALTDGNLVTAPAWPAHPAWLKQFAALLEK, encoded by the coding sequence ATGAGCAAGAAAATCCTCATCGTCAGCGGCGACTTCGCCGAAGACTACGAACTGATGGTCCCGTTCCAGGCCCTCCAGGCCATGGGCTATGAAGTGGACGCGGTCTGCCCGGACAAGAAGGCGGGCGACGTACTGGCCACGGCCATCCACGACTTCGAGGGCCACCAGACCTATACGGAGAAACCCGGCCACAACTTCACCCTGAACGCCGACTTCGCCACGGCACGCGCCGAGGACTACGCGGGCCTGCTCATCCCCGGCGGCCGCGCCCCCGAATACCTGCGGCTGAACGAGGACGTGCTCTCCCTGGTGCGCGACTTCCACGCGGCGGGCAAGCCCATTGCCGCCATCTGCCACGGCGCGCAGCTCCTGGCACCGGCCGGGGTGCTTGAAGGCCGCAAGGTCTCGGCCTACCCGGCCTGCGCTCCCGAAGTGCGCCTTGCCAAGGGCGAATACGCCGACATCCCCCTGGACGTCGCCCTCACCGACGGCAACCTGGTCACGGCACCGGCCTGGCCCGCGCACCCGGCCTGGCTGAAGCAGTTCGCGGCCCTGCTGGAAAAATAG
- the polA gene encoding DNA polymerase I, whose protein sequence is MALKDHLHLDKAPIFLIDGTALFYRAFYARADLKRSDGFPTNAINTTIRSLLKLIKDENPQYVGFFMDGRPPTFRHKMFEAYKAHRPAMPEPLAQQIEPVREAVQLLGMKLVVSNGVEADDCIASLAHKYKSERPVVILASDKDLKQCLDENVYMLNQAGRQEKLISLESFMEEEGMPPTYWPDFQAVIGDSADNIPGIPKVGPVTAKKIMADYPTLEDIRDNCDKLPEKLRAKVEPELENIFLYRELTRMKLDCCDQPISDFELQAIDHSGLHDFLQTYELRGLARILPRPEGYAPRPQAPAAPAAPEKSKAGGPMQGTLFDMGVVAPAASEPLDVTMVSEIPDLPALSGKTIGLVQVQGGFMLGLDDREYRFTGSADELSLALAKAATVATPSVQDLLRDNVAWLNVKTSRWFDLSLAAYLLDPEERNYQWERLRQSLYQDGKPHFAQVSEGLHPQAQGLAALAYMEGVTTQVEGAHLTTLMRDLEQPLIPVLVGMEEAGIQINDVAFTKFLGEVSEQLHGLTRSIVQLAGEPFNIRSSQQMAHILFDKLDLKPGGKTAGGQLSTANQVLEKIRDQHEIVEQILEYRMLEKLRSTYLEPLPKLAGPNGRIHTHFNQLATATGRLSSSQPNLQNIPIRGPQGKRMRACFTSGPNMLLAAADYSQIELRVLAHCSRDPELLAAFRNNEDIHSRTAALLNDKDPADITPDERRDAKTINFGLIYGMGPQKLARELKITMNQAKEFIERYFEKLGTLKAFYDTVVEDATRQGYVTTLAGRRRLLPDLHSRNNQVISQARRQAINTVIQGSAADIIKMAMIRVHDDAELRSLGSRLILQVHDELLIEAPVQKVEAAARRLKSLMQDVVTLDVPLKVDLGTGRTWADAH, encoded by the coding sequence ATGGCTCTCAAGGATCATCTCCATCTCGACAAGGCCCCCATTTTCCTTATCGACGGCACGGCGCTCTTTTACCGCGCCTTCTATGCTCGCGCCGACCTGAAACGCTCGGACGGGTTCCCGACCAACGCCATCAACACCACCATCCGGTCGCTGCTCAAGCTGATCAAGGATGAGAACCCGCAGTACGTGGGCTTTTTCATGGACGGCAGGCCGCCGACCTTCCGGCACAAGATGTTCGAGGCCTACAAGGCGCACCGCCCGGCCATGCCCGAGCCCCTGGCCCAGCAGATCGAGCCCGTGCGCGAAGCCGTACAGCTCCTGGGCATGAAGCTGGTGGTTTCCAACGGCGTGGAGGCCGACGACTGCATCGCCTCCCTGGCCCACAAGTACAAGAGCGAACGGCCCGTGGTCATCCTGGCCTCGGACAAGGACCTCAAGCAGTGCCTGGACGAGAACGTCTACATGCTCAACCAGGCGGGCCGCCAGGAAAAACTCATTTCCCTGGAAAGCTTCATGGAAGAGGAAGGCATGCCCCCGACGTACTGGCCCGACTTCCAGGCGGTCATCGGCGACTCGGCCGACAACATCCCCGGCATTCCCAAGGTGGGCCCGGTCACGGCCAAGAAGATCATGGCCGACTACCCCACCCTGGAGGACATCCGCGACAACTGCGACAAGCTGCCGGAAAAGCTGCGCGCCAAGGTGGAGCCCGAGCTGGAGAACATCTTCCTCTACCGCGAGCTCACGCGCATGAAACTGGACTGCTGCGACCAGCCCATCTCCGATTTCGAGTTGCAGGCGATAGACCACTCCGGGCTGCACGACTTCCTGCAGACCTACGAGCTGCGCGGCCTGGCCCGCATCCTGCCCCGACCCGAGGGCTATGCGCCCAGGCCCCAGGCTCCCGCCGCCCCGGCCGCTCCGGAAAAATCCAAGGCGGGCGGCCCCATGCAGGGCACGCTTTTCGACATGGGCGTGGTGGCCCCGGCCGCCTCGGAGCCCCTGGACGTGACCATGGTTTCCGAAATCCCTGACCTGCCCGCGCTCTCCGGCAAAACCATCGGCCTGGTGCAGGTGCAGGGCGGCTTCATGCTCGGCCTTGACGACAGGGAATACCGCTTCACCGGAAGCGCCGACGAGCTTTCCCTGGCACTGGCCAAGGCGGCCACCGTGGCCACGCCCAGCGTGCAGGACCTGCTGCGCGACAACGTGGCCTGGCTCAACGTCAAGACCTCCCGCTGGTTCGACCTCAGCCTGGCCGCCTACCTGCTGGACCCGGAGGAGCGCAACTACCAGTGGGAACGCCTGCGCCAGTCCCTCTACCAGGACGGCAAGCCGCATTTCGCACAGGTCTCGGAGGGGCTGCATCCCCAGGCCCAGGGCCTGGCCGCCCTGGCCTACATGGAGGGCGTCACCACCCAGGTTGAGGGCGCGCACCTGACCACCCTCATGCGCGACCTGGAACAGCCGCTCATCCCGGTGCTCGTGGGCATGGAGGAGGCGGGCATCCAGATCAACGACGTGGCCTTCACCAAGTTCCTGGGCGAGGTCAGCGAACAGCTGCACGGCCTGACCCGCTCCATTGTCCAGCTGGCGGGCGAGCCCTTCAACATCCGCTCCAGCCAGCAGATGGCCCATATCCTGTTCGACAAGCTGGACCTCAAGCCGGGCGGCAAGACCGCGGGCGGCCAGCTTTCCACGGCCAACCAGGTGCTGGAGAAAATCCGGGATCAGCACGAGATCGTGGAACAGATCCTGGAATACCGCATGCTGGAAAAGCTGCGCTCCACCTACCTGGAGCCGCTGCCCAAGCTGGCCGGTCCCAACGGGCGCATCCACACCCATTTCAACCAGCTGGCAACGGCCACGGGCCGCCTTTCCAGCTCGCAGCCCAACCTGCAAAACATCCCCATCCGGGGGCCGCAGGGCAAGCGCATGCGCGCCTGCTTCACATCGGGGCCCAACATGCTCCTGGCCGCGGCCGACTATTCGCAGATCGAACTGCGCGTGCTGGCCCACTGCTCCAGGGACCCGGAACTGCTGGCCGCGTTCCGCAACAACGAGGACATCCACTCGCGCACGGCAGCGCTCCTGAACGACAAGGACCCGGCGGACATCACCCCGGACGAACGCCGCGACGCCAAGACCATCAACTTCGGCCTCATCTACGGCATGGGTCCCCAGAAACTGGCCCGCGAGCTCAAGATCACCATGAATCAGGCCAAGGAATTCATCGAGCGCTACTTCGAAAAGCTGGGCACGCTCAAGGCCTTCTACGACACCGTGGTGGAGGACGCCACCCGACAGGGCTACGTGACCACCCTGGCCGGACGCCGCCGCCTGCTGCCCGACCTGCATTCGCGCAACAACCAGGTGATTTCCCAGGCCCGCAGGCAGGCCATCAACACGGTCATCCAGGGCTCGGCTGCGGACATCATCAAAATGGCCATGATCCGGGTGCACGACGATGCGGAACTCCGCAGCCTGGGCTCCCGGCTCATCCTCCAGGTGCACGACGAACTGCTCATCGAGGCACCGGTGCAGAAGGTGGAGGCCGCGGCCCGCAGGCTCAAGAGCCTCATGCAGGATGTCGTCACCCTGGACGTGCCCCTCAAGGTCGACCTGGGAACGGGACGCACCTGGGCGGACGCGCATTAA
- a CDS encoding DHH family phosphoesterase, translated as MAIFKQLDEQMDALLERFDKDENWLIVINADPDALGSALALRRIMSRRVASVGIGQINEIKRPDNLAMIRYLRIPTQKIIPNLVAQYDKFALVDSQPHHNPEFEDFEFDVIIDHHPLVEGKPVEAPYTDIRPKYGSTCTMLTEYLYNLKIRPAKLLATALLYGIKSDTRSFERKFIDPDVTGFKWLNKFADVKLMNRISNSEFHLDWMRYFSRAFYNLRRIGQGLYAHAGNVENPDILVIVADFFTRVHGVPWLVVSGVCDDKLVVIFRGDGLRRDMGKYAASLLGDLGSAGGHKGAARAEVELAALGEEDPEIFMLKKLGKGQKGKIKRI; from the coding sequence ATGGCTATCTTCAAACAACTCGACGAGCAGATGGATGCACTGCTCGAACGGTTCGACAAAGACGAAAACTGGCTCATCGTCATCAACGCCGACCCCGACGCGCTCGGTTCGGCCCTGGCGCTGAGGCGCATCATGAGCCGCCGCGTGGCGAGCGTGGGCATCGGGCAGATCAACGAGATCAAACGGCCGGACAACCTGGCCATGATCCGCTACCTGCGCATCCCCACCCAAAAGATCATCCCCAACCTGGTGGCCCAGTACGACAAGTTCGCGCTGGTGGATTCCCAGCCGCACCACAATCCCGAGTTCGAGGACTTCGAATTCGACGTGATCATCGACCACCACCCGCTGGTGGAGGGCAAGCCGGTCGAAGCCCCCTATACGGACATCCGTCCCAAGTACGGCTCCACCTGCACCATGCTCACCGAATATCTCTACAACCTGAAAATACGGCCCGCCAAGCTGCTGGCCACCGCTCTGCTCTACGGCATCAAGAGCGACACCCGCAGCTTCGAGCGCAAGTTCATCGACCCGGACGTGACCGGCTTCAAGTGGCTGAACAAGTTCGCGGACGTGAAGCTCATGAACCGCATCAGCAACAGCGAATTCCACCTGGACTGGATGCGCTACTTCTCGCGGGCCTTCTACAATCTGCGCCGTATCGGACAAGGACTCTACGCCCATGCGGGCAACGTGGAGAACCCGGACATCCTGGTCATCGTGGCCGACTTCTTCACCCGCGTTCACGGGGTGCCCTGGCTGGTGGTCTCCGGCGTGTGCGACGACAAGCTCGTCGTCATCTTCCGGGGCGACGGCCTGCGCCGCGACATGGGCAAGTATGCCGCGTCGCTGCTGGGCGATCTCGGTTCCGCGGGCGGCCACAAGGGCGCTGCCCGGGCCGAGGTGGAGCTCGCGGCCCTGGGTGAGGAGGATCCGGAGATCTTCATGCTCAAAAAGCTGGGCAAGGGCCAAAAGGGCAAGATCAAACGCATCTGA
- a CDS encoding bifunctional adenosylcobinamide kinase/adenosylcobinamide-phosphate guanylyltransferase encodes MITLVLGGNKSGKSDFALDLLRKSEKPALFIATGKARDLEFRRQIHEHRISRGPGIEVMEVSTDLPQTLRKAKADFSCVLVDSLDYWLFAVREAGCEKERILEFKEVLDRWGATNLILVSCETGLGPLPLSGEVRAFIRGLGALNQACARIADRAYLVAAGLPLQLKA; translated from the coding sequence ATGATCACATTGGTGCTTGGTGGAAACAAATCCGGCAAATCCGACTTTGCCCTCGATTTGCTGCGAAAAAGCGAGAAACCGGCCCTGTTTATTGCCACGGGCAAGGCCAGGGACCTTGAATTCCGCCGCCAGATACACGAACACCGCATTTCCCGGGGCCCGGGAATAGAGGTCATGGAAGTTTCTACGGACTTGCCTCAAACGCTCAGAAAGGCTAAAGCTGATTTTTCCTGCGTGCTGGTGGACAGCCTGGACTACTGGCTGTTCGCCGTGCGTGAGGCCGGGTGCGAAAAGGAACGTATCCTTGAGTTTAAAGAAGTGCTGGATCGTTGGGGAGCAACGAACCTCATATTGGTCTCCTGTGAGACCGGGCTCGGGCCCCTGCCCCTTTCGGGCGAGGTGCGGGCTTTCATACGCGGGCTTGGCGCGCTGAACCAGGCCTGTGCGCGAATCGCGGACAGGGCTTACCTGGTGGCTGCGGGGCTGCCGCTACAACTGAAGGCATAG
- the cbiR gene encoding cobamide remodeling phosphodiesterase CbiR, with the protein MRSTENHACQEPDARTKNALSRLRSAPFSVAAPSFAVPGTVTENARFLAPHFSEIGMVLFETESCLAYTERDLAPDLAELPLSWHVHLPLDLPWRQGVEKVGDRIAGLVAKVDYLRPKSYVLHPPRDADLLLPLAEAFGRAGVDTSRVLLENVEESDLAAVWPRALEAGYGACLDIGHLLAYSQEHVLTLDRLWEKVGMLHIYGPDKNARHQSLRALSGAGQKLLRDWLERLRPDATVTIEVFRADGLFESAGLLADWLEEWKEST; encoded by the coding sequence ATGAGAAGCACGGAAAATCATGCCTGTCAGGAGCCTGACGCGCGTACGAAAAATGCGCTTTCCCGGCTGCGCTCGGCACCCTTTTCCGTGGCCGCCCCCTCCTTTGCCGTTCCGGGCACGGTGACCGAAAACGCCCGTTTCCTGGCCCCGCATTTCTCCGAGATCGGCATGGTGCTCTTCGAAACCGAATCCTGCCTGGCATACACGGAGCGGGACCTGGCTCCGGACCTGGCTGAACTGCCACTCTCCTGGCACGTGCACCTGCCCCTGGACCTGCCCTGGCGACAGGGTGTGGAAAAAGTCGGCGACAGGATCGCGGGGCTGGTGGCCAAAGTTGACTATTTACGCCCGAAGTCCTATGTCCTGCATCCCCCGCGGGATGCCGACCTGCTTCTGCCCCTGGCCGAGGCCTTTGGCCGGGCGGGCGTGGACACGTCCCGGGTGCTCCTGGAAAACGTGGAGGAAAGCGACCTGGCGGCCGTCTGGCCCCGGGCCCTGGAGGCCGGATACGGGGCGTGCCTGGATATCGGCCACCTGCTGGCATACAGCCAGGAACATGTCTTGACCTTGGACCGGCTGTGGGAGAAGGTGGGCATGCTGCACATCTACGGCCCGGACAAAAACGCGCGGCACCAATCCCTGCGCGCCCTTTCCGGGGCAGGGCAAAAGCTGCTGCGGGACTGGCTCGAGCGGCTGCGGCCCGACGCCACGGTAACCATCGAGGTGTTCCGGGCCGACGGACTGTTTGAATCGGCCGGGCTCCTGGCCGACTGGCTTGAGGAATGGAAGGAATCCACATGA